A DNA window from Macaca fascicularis isolate 582-1 chromosome 18, T2T-MFA8v1.1 contains the following coding sequences:
- the CLUL1 gene encoding clusterin-like protein 1 isoform X1, with protein MKPPLLVFTVYLLWLKDCHCAPTWKDKTAISENLKSFSEVGEVDTDEEVKKALIGIKQMKIMMERKEKEHTNLMSTLMKCREEKQEALKLLNEVQEHLEEEERLCQVSLADSWDECRSCLENNCMRIYTTCQPSWSSVKNKIEQFFRKIYQFLFPFHEDNEKDLPISEKLIEEDAQLTQMEDVFSQLTVDVNSLFDRSFNVFRQMQQEFDHTFQSHFISDTDLTEHYFFPAFSKEPMTKADLEQHWDIPNFFQLFCNFSVSIYESVSETITKTLKAIEDLPKQDKGKY; from the exons ATGAAGCCGCCACTCTTGGTATTTACTGTGTATCTGCTATGGTTGAAAGATTGTCACTGTGCACCCACTTGGAAGGACAAAACTGCTATCAGTGAAAACCTGAAGA GTTTTTCTGAGGTGGGGGAGGTAGACACAGATGAAGAGGTGAAGAAGGCTTTGATTGGTATTAAGCAAATGAAAATCAtgatggaaagaaaagagaaggaacacACCAATCTAATGAGCACCCTGATGAAATGCAGAGAAGAAAAGCAG GAGGCCCTGAAACTTCTGAATGAAGTTCAAGAACAtctggaggaagaagaaaggctaTGCCAGGTGTCTTTGGCAGATTCCTGGGATGAATGCAGGTCTTGCCTGGAAAATAACTGCATGAGAATTTATACAACCTGCCAACCTAGTTGGTCCTCTGTGAAAAAtaag ATTGAACAGTTTTTCCGGAAGATATAtcaatttctatttcctttccatGAAGATAATGAAAAAGATCTCCCCATCAGTGAAAAGCTCATTGAGGAAGATGCACAATTGACCCAAATGGAAGATGTGTTCAGCCAGTTGACTGTGGATGTGAATTCTCTCTTCGATAGGAGTTTTAACGTCTTCAGACAGATGCAGCAAGAATTTGACCATACTTTTCAATCACATTTCATATCAGATACAGACCTAACTGAGCATTActtttttccagctttctctAAAGAGCCAATGACCAAAGCAGATCTTGAGCAACATTGGGACATTCCCAACTTCTTCCAGCTGTTTTGTAATTTCAGTGTCTCTATTTATGAAAGTGTCAGTGAAACAATTACGAAGACACTGAAGGCAATAGAAGATTtaccaaaacaagacaaaggCAAGTATTAA